One genomic window of Halolamina sediminis includes the following:
- a CDS encoding DUF7536 family protein yields MSEESPEPSVAPLLDALSVRRNAAVGAAAGVALAVLAYVFRLTRVAGPFAGTREFPLLGETGWFLLLSFVLASAAALLVTTLLTLVSLVGLVRSET; encoded by the coding sequence ATGAGCGAGGAGTCGCCCGAACCGTCTGTCGCGCCGCTGCTCGACGCGCTGTCGGTCCGGCGGAACGCCGCCGTCGGCGCCGCCGCCGGGGTCGCGCTGGCCGTGCTGGCGTACGTGTTCCGCCTCACCCGCGTCGCGGGACCGTTCGCGGGCACCCGGGAGTTCCCTCTGCTCGGGGAGACGGGCTGGTTCCTGCTGCTTTCGTTCGTTCTCGCGTCGGCGGCAGCGCTGCTGGTGACGACGCTGCTGACGCTCGTCTCGTTGGTCGGGCTCGTCCGATCGGAGACGTAG
- a CDS encoding potassium channel family protein has product MPDVEYEPVSVKAVLSEMKDTAELLIDLSYSAVLSGSDELAEEVLALEERMDVLQLQARMSVLMAARSPEDAEQLAPVLGVVGAAEKIADAAGDIAKIVLEDIGLPEAMRAAIPEATEALVRTSVAADSEYAGRTLGEINMETARGVRVIAVRRASETGKRAWITNPDRETELRAGDVLLLRGLDEGLAAVYEAATGEAYDPPEPTASPIEDLERAVGSIVTMKNTSELAVDLAYGSVLFDSEAVAEEVVELEAEVDALKSRLEAWTLRAASRVDDPIELRGLVHLAAATEEISDAALEISEGVLRGLDAHPVVAAAVEESDEVIVRLAVAADAEIAGHTLGDLELGTETGSRVIAVRRPGAETEWVVSPDADTRLSAGDVLVAKGTRAGTERLSAMAGDPREFDA; this is encoded by the coding sequence ATGCCCGACGTCGAGTACGAGCCGGTCAGCGTGAAAGCGGTGCTGTCCGAGATGAAAGACACCGCGGAGCTGCTCATCGACCTCTCCTACTCCGCGGTGCTGTCGGGCAGCGACGAACTGGCCGAGGAGGTGCTCGCTCTCGAAGAACGGATGGACGTGCTCCAGCTGCAGGCCCGGATGAGCGTGCTGATGGCCGCCCGCAGCCCCGAGGACGCCGAGCAGCTGGCGCCCGTGCTGGGCGTCGTCGGCGCCGCCGAGAAGATCGCCGACGCCGCCGGCGACATCGCGAAGATCGTCCTCGAGGACATCGGCCTCCCGGAAGCGATGCGGGCGGCGATCCCCGAAGCGACCGAGGCGCTCGTCCGGACGTCCGTCGCGGCCGACTCCGAGTACGCCGGCCGGACGCTGGGCGAGATCAACATGGAGACCGCACGCGGCGTCCGCGTCATCGCGGTCCGCCGAGCCAGCGAGACGGGCAAGCGGGCGTGGATCACCAACCCCGACAGGGAGACCGAGCTCCGCGCCGGCGACGTGCTCTTGCTCCGCGGCCTCGACGAGGGGCTGGCCGCGGTGTACGAGGCGGCGACCGGCGAGGCGTACGACCCGCCCGAGCCCACGGCGTCGCCGATCGAGGACCTCGAACGCGCGGTCGGCTCGATCGTCACGATGAAGAACACCAGCGAGCTCGCGGTCGATCTCGCCTACGGTTCGGTGCTGTTCGACAGCGAGGCCGTCGCCGAGGAGGTCGTCGAGCTCGAGGCCGAGGTGGATGCACTCAAGTCCCGGCTGGAGGCGTGGACGCTCCGTGCGGCCAGTCGCGTCGACGACCCCATCGAGCTCCGGGGGCTGGTCCACCTCGCGGCCGCGACGGAGGAGATCAGCGATGCCGCACTGGAGATCAGCGAGGGGGTGCTCCGCGGGCTGGACGCCCACCCCGTCGTCGCCGCCGCCGTCGAGGAGAGCGACGAGGTGATCGTCCGCCTCGCGGTCGCCGCGGACGCCGAGATCGCGGGTCACACGCTGGGCGACCTCGAACTCGGCACCGAGACGGGGAGTCGCGTGATCGCGGTCCGCCGACCGGGCGCGGAGACCGAGTGGGTGGTCTCCCCCGACGCCGACACCCGACTCTCGGCGGGCGACGTGCTCGTCGCGAAGGGGACGCGGGCGGGCACCGAGCGGCTCTCGGCGATGGCCGGCGATCCGCGGGAGTTCGACGCGTAG
- a CDS encoding MFS transporter has protein sequence MTRTSDEEHLFRGYSGRLLLVVSLGWALLQAGRLSISPLLPAIETDLGIGSGAAGFAVTVVWGTYAVLQYPSGRLSDRLSRTTLLVAGLVLAAVGFLTLSAAPTYLAFLFGAVVIGVGVGLFPTPARGLVSDLFVVKRGRAFGLHTASGDVGGILAAGIGTVVIAVATWRAAFAPVAAALLLIALLLHVWSEEGYELASVDLAVGDTFRRILGIPRLRWLLVAYALYAFTWQSATSFLPTYLQAKELSPVVANASLAVLFVVGAAVKPLAGGLGDHVPRGLLAPAVLVVAAAALVGLVVASTPVVALGSVAVFAAGLLAYPPVMQAYLMDSFPGDSMGGDLGAMRSVYIGIGSLGATYVGVVGQYVDFDTAFVGLVGCLLVSSAVIVFRGRE, from the coding sequence GTGACCCGGACGTCCGACGAGGAGCACCTGTTCCGTGGCTACTCGGGGCGGCTGCTGCTCGTCGTCTCGCTGGGCTGGGCGCTGCTGCAGGCCGGCCGGCTGAGCATCTCGCCGCTGCTGCCGGCCATCGAGACGGACTTGGGTATCGGCAGCGGCGCCGCCGGCTTCGCCGTCACGGTCGTCTGGGGGACGTACGCGGTCCTCCAGTACCCCAGCGGGCGTCTCTCGGACCGGCTCTCCCGGACGACGCTGCTGGTCGCCGGGCTCGTACTCGCGGCCGTGGGATTTCTCACGCTCTCGGCGGCGCCGACGTACCTCGCGTTCCTGTTCGGCGCGGTCGTGATCGGCGTCGGCGTCGGGCTCTTCCCCACGCCGGCGCGGGGGCTCGTGTCGGACCTGTTCGTCGTCAAGCGGGGTCGCGCGTTCGGCCTCCACACCGCCTCGGGCGACGTGGGCGGGATCCTCGCGGCCGGCATCGGGACGGTCGTGATCGCGGTGGCGACGTGGCGGGCGGCCTTTGCCCCGGTCGCGGCCGCGCTGCTGCTGATCGCGCTGCTACTCCACGTCTGGAGCGAGGAGGGGTACGAGCTCGCGTCGGTCGATCTGGCGGTCGGCGACACGTTCCGGCGGATCCTAGGAATCCCGCGGCTGCGCTGGCTGCTCGTCGCCTACGCGCTGTACGCGTTCACCTGGCAGTCGGCGACCAGCTTCCTCCCTACCTACCTCCAGGCGAAGGAGCTCTCGCCGGTCGTCGCGAACGCGTCGCTCGCGGTGCTGTTCGTCGTCGGCGCCGCCGTGAAACCGCTGGCCGGCGGTCTGGGCGACCACGTCCCGCGGGGGCTGCTCGCGCCGGCCGTGCTGGTCGTCGCCGCCGCCGCGCTGGTCGGCCTCGTCGTCGCCTCGACGCCCGTCGTCGCGCTGGGGAGCGTCGCCGTCTTCGCCGCGGGGTTGCTCGCGTACCCGCCGGTGATGCAGGCGTACCTGATGGACTCGTTCCCCGGCGACAGCATGGGCGGCGATCTGGGCGCGATGCGCAGCGTCTACATCGGGATCGGCTCGCTGGGCGCGACGTACGTCGGCGTCGTCGGCCAGTACGTCGACTTCGACACCGCGTTCGTCGGGCTGGTGGGCTGTCTGCTGGTGAGCAGCGCGGTGATCGTGTTTCGTGGCCGGGAGTGA
- the citZ gene encoding citrate synthase: MSGEVQKGLEGVVVAESELSFIDGDEGRLIYRGHDIETLAAEASYEEVLYLLWHGSLPTADELSEFTATMAEERAVGDEVRSVLADLAATDESPMAALRTAVSMLSASAPEPDADPEDQAARLRQGRRITAKIPTILAAYQRLRDGEEPLSPREGLSHAANFLYMLTGEEPDEVAEETLDMALILHADHGLNASTFTSMVIASTLADTYSAVAGGVGALSGPLHGGANQDVMETLIEVDRSDKGSVEWAKAALEQGRKIPGFGHRVYNVKDPRAVILEEKSRDLGDASGEKKWYDHANEIEQYLVEEQNFAEKGLAPNVDFYSGTVYYQLGIPVDMFTPIFAMSRVGGWVAHVLEQVEDNRIMRPRAKYTGAKDAEWVPLGER, encoded by the coding sequence ATGTCAGGAGAGGTTCAGAAAGGTCTGGAGGGTGTCGTCGTCGCGGAGTCAGAACTCAGCTTCATCGACGGGGACGAAGGGCGGCTGATCTACCGCGGCCACGACATCGAGACGCTGGCGGCCGAGGCCAGCTACGAGGAAGTACTCTACCTGCTCTGGCACGGCTCGCTACCGACAGCCGACGAGCTCTCGGAGTTCACGGCGACGATGGCCGAGGAGCGCGCCGTCGGCGACGAGGTGCGCTCCGTGCTCGCCGATCTCGCCGCGACTGACGAGTCGCCGATGGCCGCACTCCGGACCGCGGTGTCGATGCTCTCCGCGAGCGCCCCCGAACCCGACGCCGATCCCGAGGATCAGGCTGCCCGGCTCCGACAGGGTCGGCGGATCACCGCCAAGATCCCGACGATCCTCGCGGCCTACCAGCGCCTGCGCGACGGCGAGGAGCCACTCTCGCCGCGCGAGGGGCTGAGCCACGCCGCGAACTTCCTCTACATGCTGACCGGCGAAGAGCCCGACGAGGTGGCCGAGGAGACGCTGGACATGGCGCTGATCCTCCACGCCGATCACGGGCTGAACGCTTCGACGTTCACGTCGATGGTGATCGCCTCGACGCTCGCGGACACGTACTCCGCGGTCGCCGGCGGCGTCGGCGCGCTGTCGGGCCCGCTCCACGGCGGCGCGAATCAGGACGTGATGGAGACGCTGATCGAGGTCGACCGCTCCGACAAGGGCTCGGTCGAGTGGGCGAAGGCCGCGCTCGAACAGGGCCGGAAGATCCCCGGCTTCGGCCACCGCGTGTACAACGTGAAGGACCCACGGGCGGTGATTCTCGAGGAGAAGTCCCGCGACCTCGGCGACGCCTCCGGCGAGAAGAAGTGGTACGACCACGCCAACGAGATCGAGCAGTACCTCGTCGAGGAGCAGAACTTCGCCGAGAAGGGGCTGGCGCCGAACGTCGACTTCTACTCCGGGACGGTGTACTACCAGCTCGGCATCCCGGTCGACATGTTCACCCCGATCTTCGCGATGAGCCGCGTCGGCGGCTGGGTGGCCCACGTGCTCGAACAGGTCGAGGACAACCGCATCATGCGGCCACGGGCGAAGTACACGGGTGCGAAGGACGCGGAGTGGGTGCCGCTCGGGGAGCGATAA
- a CDS encoding CPBP family intramembrane glutamic endopeptidase has product MTDSPSPPIALVIALTLAVGGLAVSGVTGLFGTVGGALVGAGTNPDAAVPVLVAVALVASEVGFVVVGYAFRRTDDGRDLVVDWLGRPGARDVALIVGTTAVLVVFNRIAFAVGSLLGIDPATAVSTPEELSVAVLAFVIPAMLFAVGPAEEYLFRGVIQGYLRQSFSARGAIGWSAVLFTLVHLPNLLANPESGVVSIPVWLGIGLVLGWLYERTAALLVPVAVHGLYNVAVICLLFAELGIV; this is encoded by the coding sequence ATGACCGACAGCCCGAGCCCGCCAATCGCGCTCGTGATCGCGCTCACGCTCGCGGTCGGGGGGCTCGCCGTGAGCGGCGTCACCGGCCTGTTCGGCACGGTCGGCGGCGCACTCGTCGGCGCGGGGACGAACCCCGACGCGGCGGTCCCCGTGCTCGTCGCCGTGGCGCTCGTGGCCTCGGAAGTCGGGTTCGTCGTCGTCGGCTACGCGTTCCGCCGGACCGACGACGGGCGCGATCTCGTCGTCGACTGGCTCGGGCGACCGGGCGCCCGCGACGTCGCGCTGATCGTCGGCACCACGGCCGTCCTCGTCGTGTTCAACCGAATCGCGTTCGCGGTCGGCTCGCTGCTCGGTATCGACCCCGCAACCGCCGTCTCGACGCCCGAGGAGCTCTCCGTCGCGGTACTGGCGTTCGTGATCCCCGCGATGCTGTTCGCGGTGGGGCCGGCCGAGGAGTACCTGTTCCGTGGGGTGATTCAGGGCTACCTCCGGCAGTCGTTCTCCGCCCGAGGCGCGATCGGCTGGAGCGCGGTGCTGTTCACGCTGGTCCACCTGCCGAACCTCCTCGCCAACCCCGAGTCGGGCGTGGTGTCGATCCCGGTCTGGCTGGGGATCGGCCTCGTGCTCGGCTGGCTCTACGAGCGGACGGCGGCGCTGCTGGTGCCTGTCGCGGTCCACGGGCTGTACAACGTCGCCGTGATCTGTCTACT